The DNA segment ATTTGATTATGATATTGCAGATAAAGTTTTAGTTGAATTAGCAAGAGTTATTCACTCAAATATTGATAGTTTTGATTTAGTAGGAAGATTAGGTACAGATGAATTTTTGGTATCAATTTTAAATAATTCTAGTGAAAAACAAATAGAAGAACTTGCTCTAAAAATAATAGAAGATTTTGCAAATACTGATATAGTTGTAAATGATGCGAATAATCAAACATTGAAAAAAACAATATGTATAGGAATGGATAAATTTGTTTTAAATTCAGAAAAAACAATAAATGAGTCAATAAAACATTCTGATATAGCGCTATATGAAGCAAAAAATAAAGGCAGATCTCAGTTCCTAAAATATAGTGATTTAACTGCTGCAGATGGTGTTGAAATTTTTGATGAATCTATAGAATTTTTTTAATAATATTTTAAACTCATAAGTAATAGAATGATTAAACAATTATGAAAGGAGTTTAAAATGCAAATAAATTCTAATAACTCTCTATTAAATCAAAATGTATATTTAAATGCAAATCAAGCACTGACTAGAATTGCTACGGGAATTGAATTAAATCGTTCAAGTGATAATGCTTCTAGTTTAGCAATAGCAAATAATTTATTGTCTCAATCAAGTGGTTATTCTCAAGCCATTGAAAATACAAACTCAGCAGTTGCAGCAACACAGATTACTTCTGGTGCAACAAATGAACAATCAAAGATTTTAGATAACATTAAAGAAAAACTTCTACAAGCTTCTACTGATACAACAAGTAAAGAAGGAAGAGATGCTATTTTAAAAGATATAAAATCTCAACTTGAACAATTTGATAAAATTGCAAGTAGTACAAATTATAATGGTCAAAGTTTACTTCAAAAAAGTGCTACGGATAATTCTGCTTCGAATATTCAACAGTATCAATCAGGATTAAAAGGTGAAAATCTCATTGAAACACCAGCAGTTCAGTCAAATACTACTGGATTGGGGCTTTCAAATTTAGTAAATCAAGATTCTTCTACTTTTACATCCGAAGTAGCAAGAAATTTTTTAGAGACAGTTGACAAAGCCAATAATGGGTTGAATACTATTAGAAGTGAAATGGGTTCTATTCAAAATCAACTTGAAAGTTCTGGAAGAAATTTATTAACTCAAAGAACAAATACTCAAAATGCAGCTTCAATGTTTGATACAGATTATGCTAAAGAATCATCAAATTTTTCAAAACAAAATATATTAGCTAAAATTGGTGCTTTTGGACAAGCTCAATCAAGCTATATAAACCAACAAATAGTTTCTAGACTTATTGGTTAACTACTAGGGGTTTAAAGTTTTTTTAAACCCTCTACAATTTAAATCAAAATATTTATTTTTTTCCTAAAAAACATCTAAATAACTTCGTTATAATAGAACTATTAATACAATTATTCAACAATTTTTAGGTAGAATTACACAATTTTTAATTACACAGTAGGAGTTATATTTAAATGAGTGCATCTATATTTAGAGAGTACGATATCAGAGGAATTTTTCAAAAAGAATTAAATGAAGATATTGTAAAAAAAATTGGGTATTATTTGGCAAAATCTTTATTAAAAAGAGTTCCTAATGCTGTTTACATGGCAGTTGGTTATGACGCAAGACTTCATTCACCAACTTTAAAAGGTTGGTTAAGTTCAGGAATAAATAAAGCTGGATTAAAAGTACTTGATATGGGATTAGTTCCAACTCCTGCAAATTATTTTGCAAACTTTAATGAAATTGATGGTTTTAAATGTGATGGTTCTGTAATGATTACAGGTTCTCATAATCCTCCAGAATATAATGGATTTAAAATTACATTAAATAAAGATCCATTTTTTGGTGAAGATATTTATGCTTTAGGAAGAGAGATTCTTGCTGATAACTCAACTATTGAAGATAATGAAGAAACAATAAAAATAGATTGTAAAAATAGATATATTGATTATATTGTAAATCATTTTTCTCATTTAAAATTAACAAATAAAGAGTTTGTTTTTGATTGTGGAAATGGTGTTGCTGGTGTTGTTTTAGGTGAAATTCTAACAAAATTAAATATTAAACACAAAATTTTATTTGAAGAGCCAGATGGAAATTTCCCAAATCATCATCCAGATCCGAGTGATGAACATACATTAGAAGATATCAAAAAAGAACTTGCTAGTGGAAAATTTGATTTTGGATTTGCTTATGATGGAGATGCAGATAGAATTGCTCTACTTTCTCCAAAATATAACTTTAAAGGAGATATATTAGCCATATTCTTCTCTAAACATATTAAAAATCCAACAGTTATTGGTGAAGTTAAATGTTCGCAAGTTATGTATGATACTATAAACTCTTATGGTAAAGCTATCATGTATAAAACAGGTCACTCAAACCTAAAAGTTAAAATAAAAGAGACAAATGCATCTTTTGCAGCTGAAGTATCAGGTCACTTATTTTTTAATGATAGATATTTTGGTTATGATGATGCAATTTATGCAACATTCAGAGCTTTAGAGTTGATTGATCAAGGTTTTGATTTTGATAAAGAGTATGAAGCATTACCAAAAGTATATTCAACTCCTGAAATAAATATAACTGTAACAGAAGAGACAAAGTTTAAAATTATTGAAGATTTAAAAGTAGCTTTACAAAATCCATCTTCAGATTTTCCAAAAATTAAAGATATCATAACAGTTGATGGTGTAAGAGTTATTTTTGAAAAAGGTTGGGGATTAGTAAGAGCTAGTAATACAACTCCAAAATTAGTAACAAGATTTGAAGCAGATACAAAAGAAAATGCAAAAATATATGAAGATGCATTAATAAAATTATTTAACAACTTAAAAGGAAACTAAGATGACAAATCCAATCAAAAAATGTTTATTCCCAGCTGCTGGTTATGGTACAAGATTTTTACCTGCAACAAAAGCGACACCAAAAGAGATGCTACCTGTATTAACTAAACCTTTAATTCAATATGGGGTTGAAGAAGCACTTGCTGCTGGTATCGAAAATATGGCAATAGTTACGGGAAGAGGAAAAAGAGCAATTGAAGATCACTTTGATATCTCTTATGAGCTTGAACACCAAATTAAAGGAACAAGTAAAGAGCACTATTTAACAGAAATTAGAAGTGTTATTACAAAATGTACTTTTTCATATACTAGACAAATAGAGATGAAAGGTTTAGGACATGCAATTTTATGTGGTGAAAATTTAATTGGTGACCAACCTTTTGCTGTTCTATTAGCAGATGACTTGTGTGATTCATCTTCAAAAGGTGTTTTATCTCAGATGGTTGATTTATACAAAAAATACCACTGTTCTATTGTTGCAATTGAAGAGATTCCAAAAGAAGATACAAATAAATATGGAGTTATTGCAGGAAATGAGATAGAACCAGGTATCTTTATGGTAAAAGACATGGTTGAAAAACCTGAACCTGAAGTAGCACCTTCAAATTTAGCAATCATTGGAAGATATATTTTAACACCAGATATTTTTGATATCATCAGAGAAACAAAACCAGGAAAAGGTGGAGAAATTCAAATTACAGATGCATTACTTACTCAAGCAAGAAAAGGTATGGTTTTAGCATATAAATTTGAAGGACAAAGATTTGACTGTGGAAGTATTGATGGATTTGTAAAAGCAACAAATTACTTTTATGATAAATCAATAAAAGATGACAAAAAACAAGAAAAAAAAGATAACGGTAAAAAATAATGAAAAACAATCTTTATTATCCTTTTGTATCTCTAAGTGATGAAGATATTTTTACAGAAATAAAAAAAGAGAGAGAAGATATTGGATATTACTCTTTACCATATGTTGACACTTCAGTTATAAAATCAAGACTTGATAATCTTGATTTTAAACAAAAACAAATAGCAATTATTGGTATTGGTGGAAGTACTTTAGGAACTTATGCAATCTATAATTTTCTAAAATATAACAAACAAAGAAATAAAACTCTAAAAAAAGAGCTTTTTTTCTTTGAAAGTACAGATCCAATAAATTTAAATGGAACAATAGCTCAATTAAATCTTGAAGATACTTTATTTATAGTTATTTCAAAATCAGGAACAACTATTGAAACTATCTCTATTTTTAAATATTTAAGTTCTATTGTAAAAATGAATAGTCAAAATCTTTTAGTTATTACTGAAGATGATAGTAAATTAAACTCTTTTGCTGCTGCAAATGGAATTTCTACATTTGAAATACCAAAAAATGTTGGTGGAAGATTCTCTGTACTATCAAATGTAGGATTAGTGCCTTTATATTTAGCTGGTTTTGATATTGATGAACTTTTAAAAGGTGCTAGAAAAATATCAACTTCATTTTTTGAACAAAATGAGTTATATAATCAACTTCTTAAAAAAGCAAGAACTTATTATGAATATAAAGATGTTTATAATATAAATGCAATTTTCTCTTACTCTCAACTTCTTGAAGGTTTCAATAAATGGTATATTCAACTTTGGGGTGAAAGTTTAGGAAAAATTGATGCAAATAATACAAATCAAGGTTTAACTCCTATTGGACTTTTAGGACCAGTTGATCAACACTCATTTTTACAATTAATTGTTGAAGGAAAAAGAGATAAAACTGTAACATTTATTAAAATTAAAGATTTTAAAGATGATACAAAAATTGCTCCAATAACTCTTGAAGGACTAGAAGATTTAGACTATATAAATGGACTGAATTTTAAAGAATTGATTAACCTTCAAGCAGATGCAACAATAGCATCAGTAAAAGAGTATAAAAAAGATATTCCTATAGATTTAATAGAGATAGAAGAAATCAGTGAATTTGAAATAGGCAAATTGTTATTTTACTATGAATTATTAACTTCTATTGTAGGAAAATTCCTAAGAATAAATACTTATGATCAACCAGGTGTTGAAGGTGGAAAGATTATTCTAAAAGAGATGTTGAAAAAGAAAAACTAGAATAATGGAACAGATTTTTTCTAGTTTAATTCCAATTTTTTCGCTTATTGTGATGGGATACTTATTTAAAAAAATAAGTTTTCCTTCCAATGATTTTTGGCCTATGGCTGATAAGCTTACATATTATATTTTAATGCCTGCTCTTTTAATTTTTACACTTTCAAAAGCAAAACTTGATTCAAATAGTGTAGATTTAGTTTTAGTTTCTATTTTTGCAATATTTCTTACAATGTTTTTTTTAATTATTTTTAATAAAATTAGCCCTACTTTAAATAACTCTTTTACATCAGTTGTTCAAGGTGGAATTAGATTTAATACCTATGTTTTTTTAGCTTTAAGTAGTTCTTTGTTTGGAGAAAAAGGTCTAATTTTTTCAGCTATTATAATAACTTTTGCGATTCCCATTTTAAATATTTTTTGTATTACAATTTTTGCTATTTATTCAGAAAATAGTAAAATTAGTTTTTCATATATTTTAAAATCTATTTTTAAAAATCCTTTAATAATCTCTTGTATTATTGGTGCTATGATAAATATTTCAACTATACAAATTCCAGTAAGTATAGAAAATCTTTTAAAAATTTTAAGTGGTGCAGCTTTACCTTTAGGATTAATTTCTATAGGTTATAATCTGGTTATAAAAGAGATAAATAGCGGTAAAAAAGATATTATATTAAGTTCTTTTGCTAAATTTTTACTTCTTCCTTTTTTTATTTATTTCATAGGTAAAATGTTTGAATTAGAAGAAGTTATGATTTCAATACTTGTTCTTTTTGCAATAATGCCAACGGCACCAACTTCGTTTATTTTAGCACGTCAGTTAAATGGTAACTTATCACTTATGACAAGTATTATTACTGTACAAACAATTTTAGCAGTCCCTATTCTAATATTTTATATAAAATATTTAATTTAAAAAATATTTTTTATAATTACTTGAAAAATTAAATTTATTGCTAAAAATGTAAGCATAATTTTTAAGATAATTGCAAATTTTTTACCATCAATTCTATTTCTTAGTTTTGTACCAACATAACTTCCTAAAATAGCCCCAAAAATCATACAAACAATGATTCCAATATAATCAAAGAATAAAAATCCAAAATATATAAATACTACAATCTTCAAAAAATGTGTGATGCTCATAAGAAGAGCTCCTGTTGCAACAACTTTATCTTTGTTTTTAAAATCTTTGAATAAAAGTGTCATTGTAAGAGGACCAGTCGCTCCAACTACCATTGATAAACCTGTTTGAAAAAAACCTGCAATGTAATAATTTTCATATTTTTTTATCTTTTCATTAAATTTTTCACTCCATAAAGATAATAAAATATAAATACCTATAAATAAAGGTACATAATCAAGAGAAATTAAAGATAAAATTCCTGCAAAAAAAACTATACCCAAAATAGAACCTAATAAAAATTTTGGAACAACACTAAATTCAATATCTTTATAACCAAAATAGGCACGACTTAAATTACTTGAAACTTGAGTAAGACCATGAATTGGTATTAATGCATTTGTTGCTAAAAATGATGGTAAAATTGCAATTAACATCATACCTCCACCTATTCCAACAATCGCAGCTACAACAGATGTAAAAAAAGTAAGAAATCCTAAAAAGAGCTCTTCCATAAAAATCCTAAACTAAAATTAAAGAAAAATACCAAATAAAGCCTTTATTATTAAAGTTTAAATATAATTTATTTTTAAAAAAAAGGAATAATTATGAAAAAAATACTAATCGTAACATTTATTTTTACAAATTTTTTATTTGCAAACTATAACTATACAAGTGAGAATAGTGGCAAAATAGATATGCATGGTGGAAAAGGTGAAAATTTATTAAATAAAAATAATTCACTATCAAATAAAAATTTAAACAATATTGGAATTGTAAAACCAACGCCTCCAAAAGCTCCTGAAAAATTAATAAAAGAAGAGAAAAAAGAGAATAAGGAAAATAAAAAATGAGAAGATATAAATTTATATCTTGGAATGTAAATGGAGTAAGGGCCGTTGATAAAAAAAACGCTTTAAAATGGGTTGATGATTTTAATATTGATATTTTAGCTATTCAAGAAACTAAATCACAAAACACACAAATTCCTAAAACTATATTTCAAAAAGAGTTTGCTCATATTATAGCAAGTGAATCAAAAATAAAAGGAAGAAGTGGAACAGCACTTTTTACTGATATAAAACCGCATTTTGAATGTATTTGTCCTAGTGTAGATATTTTAGATGAAGGAAGAATAAATGAAATTCATTTTACTTTAGGAGATAAAGATATAGCATTTTTTAATATTTATTTCCCAAATGGACAAAGTTCTCAAGAAAGATTAAATTATAAAATGGAGTTTTATGATAGATTTTTAGAACATTGTAAAAATCTAAAAATACAAAACAAATCAATAATTGTTTGTGGAGATGTAAATACGGCTCATACTGAAATTGATATTGCTCGTCCTAAAGCAAATGAAAATACTAGTGGATTTTTAAAAATGGAAAGGGATTGGATTACAAAATTCTTGGATCATGGATTTATTGATAGTTTTAGATTAATAAATGGTGATATAAAAGACAAATATTCTTGGTGGAGTTATAGAGCAAATGCAAGAGAAAATAATGTTGGCTGGAGAATAGACTATTTTTATATAAGTGATGATTTAAAAGATTTTGTAAAAGATGCTTATATTTTAGCTGATATTCATGGAAGTGATCACTGTCCTATTGCTCTAGAAATAGAAATTTAAGTAAAAATAATAGTGGAATTCCACTATTACAAAATTTTTCTAGCTTTTATATAAACTCTTTTAGGTGCTGGATATCCTTCAACAGTTTTTGAATTATCATTTGGGTCTAGAAAGTTTTCTAAACTCTCATCAAAAGACCAAAATGTCGCTCTTTGCTCATCTGTTGTTGTCACAACAGTAGCTAAAACTTCAATATTTTCAAAACCTGCTCTAATTAGCCAGTTTTTTAAAGCTGGAATTGTTGGTATAAAATAGATATTTGGAATTTTAGAGTATCTTTGATTTGGAGTTAAACAAATTTCATCTTCACCATCTATCATAAAAGTATCAATAATAATTTCACCTTTACTATTTAATCCTCGTGCTAACGATTTTAAAGTTCCAACAGGATCAGCTCTATGATATAAAACTCCAAGCATAAATATAAAATCAAATTTATGATTATAAAACTCTAAATGTTCAACACCTAACATTTCATAAACAATATCAGATTTAACAAAGTGATTTACAAATTCAAATTGATGAAGAGTCAAAGGTGAAGGGTCAAATCCTACTAATCTTTTTGGTTTATCTTCAAGCATTCTAAACATGTAATAACCATTGTTACATCCAATATCTGCAACAATTTTATTTTTTAAATTAAAATGTGGTCTTAACAAATTATATTTTAAATTACTTTGCCATTCACTATCAATTTCTAAATCAAAAATCTTAAAAGGTCCCTTTCTCCAAGGAATAAGAGTTCTTGCAGTTTCAACTATGATTTCATATTCATCTTGTGTTAAATCTTCTTTTTTTCCAACACTAAACCAGTCACCATAATCTATAAACAAATCGTTTTTTTCAATTTTTTGTGCATTTTGAAGCTTTTTATACCAAGGTTCAACATTTTTCCAAGATCTGCACTCATCTTTTTTCTTTTTAAGTTCTTCTAAATTCATAGATGCAATTATAGAAGAAATCATCTTAATTCGAAGGTTATAGTACCTATATCTCATGATTTTTAAATAAGATATGCTAGAATACGCACCCTTATTAACTAAATGTTAACAAGAAAGCTATAAAATCCCTTGAAAAAACTTATATAAAGGACTATTTTGAATTTTAAAAGTATTTTGTTCTCTTTTAAAACAACTCTTGTATTATTAGCTATTTTAGCTATTGGGGCTGGAGTTGCTACGTTTATAGAAAATGATTTCGGAACTTCTTCCGCAAGAGTTTTAGTCTATAACAACATTTGGTATGAAATTGTAATGGTTTTAACAACTATTAATCTTATTGGAATAATTTATAAATTTAAAATGTGGAAAAATTTACCAAGATTTTTATTCCATTTTTCATTTGTAGTAATTTTAATAGGAGCAATAATAACAAGATATGTAGGTTATGAAGGTATTATGCAAATACCAGAAGGAGTAACTACAAATAAAATGATATCATTGGAGCCTTATTTACAAGTAACTGTAAAAGATGGTGATAAAATAGTTTCTCACAATGAATATCAAAAAGAGTTTACCTCTTTAGTTCCTTCATTAAATAATTTTTCTTATACAAATAAGTTCGATAATAACAGCTTAACAATCTCTTATAAAGATTTTATGTTTGCAAAAAAAGAAAAAGCAATGATGGGTCTTTTAACTGTTGATGTAACATTTAATGATAAAAAAGAGAGTGTTAGATTACCTGGATTAAGAGGTCAATTAGGAGTTCCAAAAGAACTTAAGTTTGATAATTATACTGTTTTATTAGAGTATGGTTCAAGATATTTAGATTTACCTTTTTCTATTAGATTAAATGAATTCCAATTAGAAAGATATCCTGGTAGTATGAGTCCTTCATCATATGCATCTGAAATTACAGTAATAAAAGATGATAAAACTTATGATTACAGAATTTTTATGAATAGAACTTTAGGTGAAGGTAACTTCTTATTTTTCCAAAGTTCATATTTCCCTGATGAGACTGGAACTATATTATCTGTAAATAATGACCCAGGTAAATGGCCTACATATCTTGGATATTTTCTATTAACTCTTGGATTATTTTTAAATTTCTTTGACAAAAAATCAAGATTTAGAAAATTAACAAACTATGTTAGCAACAAAAATTTAGCTATGTTTATTTTAACAATTGCTTTACTTTCAAATTCAAACTTAAATGCAAATGAACAAAAAGTAACTGAACCATCTGTTAATAAAGTTGAGCAAACAGTTCAATATTTAAATAAATTAAAAGATGAATCAAAAGTAACAGCTGATAAATTTGGGCACTTAGTAGTTCAAAGTAATGGTGGAAGAATGAAACCTCTTGCAACATTAAATAGAGAAATTGTTCAAAAACTAAGTGGAAAATCTACTTTTTTAGGAATGGATGCAAATCAAATTATTTTAGGAATGTTATCAAATCCTGATGTTTGGAAAGATGTAAAAATTATAAAAATCCAAACTCCAAAATTAAAAAAATTCTTAAATATTCCAGCTGAAGAAAAATATATATCTTTCTCTGAAGCTTTCAATGAAAAAGGTGAGTATCTTTTAGCTGCTGAAACAGAAAAAGCTCTTCAAACAAAACCTATTGAAAGAGGAACTTATGAAAAAGACATTATTAAAACTGATGAAAAGCTAAATATTATTTATTCAGTATTTAATGGTGCCTTATTAAATATTTTCCCAAAAGTTTATGATCAAAAAAGCGCTGATGATAACTTTAAATGGTACTCTCCATTAGAAGCTATGCAAAGTTTTACAGGACAAAATCAAGCAGCAATTCAAAGTGTAATAAAAGGTCTTATGACTGCTTTAGCTGAAAATAACTGGGAAGCTGCAAATAATTTTATAGATATGACTTCTTTATATCAAGATAAAGTAGGAACAGATATAAAACCTTCTAAAGAAAAAGTAAATGCAGAGATAATTTTCAATAAATTAGATATTTTCTTTAATCTTACATTAGCTTATGTACTTTTAGGATTTATTATGGTTGTTTTAGCATTTGTTATAATCTTTAAACAAGATTTCAAACCAGCAAAAACAACAAAATTAATATTTATTGTTTTATCTTTACTATTTATGATTCAAACATTTGGTATGGGATATAGATGGTATCTTTCAGGACATGCTCCATGGAGTGATATCTATGAAACTTTAATTTATATATCATGGTCAGCTGTTTTTGCAGGAGTTATCTTCTTTAGAAACTCTTTACTTGCACTTGGTGCTGCAACAATAATTGCTGGAATTTTTATGTTTACAGCACATTTAACAGATGTTGATCCACAAATTACAAATTTAGTTCCTGTTCTTAAATCTTATTGGTTAACTATTCATGTTTCAATACTTACAGCATCTTATGGATTCTTTGGACTTAGTGCAATATTAGGTTTCTTAACTTTGATTATGTTTATCTTTAGAAAAAATAGAGCACATTTAGATGATATTATTAAACATGTTAGTGCAGTAAATGAAATTTCATTAATAATTGGATTAGCATTTATTACTATAGGTAACTTCCTTGGTGGAGTTTGGGCAAATGAATCTTGGGGAAGATACTGGGGATGGGATCCAAAAGAGACATGGGCTTATGTTTCAATAGTAGTTTACGCTTTAGTGTTACACTTAAGATTTGTAAAATCTCTAAATACTCCTTATGTATTGGCAACAGCTTCTTTATTGGCATTTAGCTCAATTATGATGACTTATTTAGGAGTAAACTTCTATCTATCTGGAATGCACTCTTATGCAACAGGAGATCCTGTACCAATTCCAACATGGGCATATGTTACAGTTGCAACTGCGTTTGCGGCTATAATTCTTGCTTATAGGAATCGAGATTTAAAAGAAGTTGTTTAATTAAAGGGCTTGATTTTCAGGCCCTTTTTTAATTTATAATTATTTTCAAAAGGATAACTATGCCAACAATTTTAGATATATTTA comes from the Aliarcobacter cibarius genome and includes:
- the cmoB gene encoding tRNA 5-methoxyuridine(34)/uridine 5-oxyacetic acid(34) synthase CmoB, with the protein product MNLEELKKKKDECRSWKNVEPWYKKLQNAQKIEKNDLFIDYGDWFSVGKKEDLTQDEYEIIVETARTLIPWRKGPFKIFDLEIDSEWQSNLKYNLLRPHFNLKNKIVADIGCNNGYYMFRMLEDKPKRLVGFDPSPLTLHQFEFVNHFVKSDIVYEMLGVEHLEFYNHKFDFIFMLGVLYHRADPVGTLKSLARGLNSKGEIIIDTFMIDGEDEICLTPNQRYSKIPNIYFIPTIPALKNWLIRAGFENIEVLATVVTTTDEQRATFWSFDESLENFLDPNDNSKTVEGYPAPKRVYIKARKIL
- the galU gene encoding UTP--glucose-1-phosphate uridylyltransferase GalU, with the translated sequence MTNPIKKCLFPAAGYGTRFLPATKATPKEMLPVLTKPLIQYGVEEALAAGIENMAIVTGRGKRAIEDHFDISYELEHQIKGTSKEHYLTEIRSVITKCTFSYTRQIEMKGLGHAILCGENLIGDQPFAVLLADDLCDSSSKGVLSQMVDLYKKYHCSIVAIEEIPKEDTNKYGVIAGNEIEPGIFMVKDMVEKPEPEVAPSNLAIIGRYILTPDIFDIIRETKPGKGGEIQITDALLTQARKGMVLAYKFEGQRFDCGSIDGFVKATNYFYDKSIKDDKKQEKKDNGKK
- a CDS encoding glucose-6-phosphate isomerase is translated as MKNNLYYPFVSLSDEDIFTEIKKEREDIGYYSLPYVDTSVIKSRLDNLDFKQKQIAIIGIGGSTLGTYAIYNFLKYNKQRNKTLKKELFFFESTDPINLNGTIAQLNLEDTLFIVISKSGTTIETISIFKYLSSIVKMNSQNLLVITEDDSKLNSFAAANGISTFEIPKNVGGRFSVLSNVGLVPLYLAGFDIDELLKGARKISTSFFEQNELYNQLLKKARTYYEYKDVYNINAIFSYSQLLEGFNKWYIQLWGESLGKIDANNTNQGLTPIGLLGPVDQHSFLQLIVEGKRDKTVTFIKIKDFKDDTKIAPITLEGLEDLDYINGLNFKELINLQADATIASVKEYKKDIPIDLIEIEEISEFEIGKLLFYYELLTSIVGKFLRINTYDQPGVEGGKIILKEMLKKKN
- a CDS encoding flagellin; protein product: MQINSNNSLLNQNVYLNANQALTRIATGIELNRSSDNASSLAIANNLLSQSSGYSQAIENTNSAVAATQITSGATNEQSKILDNIKEKLLQASTDTTSKEGRDAILKDIKSQLEQFDKIASSTNYNGQSLLQKSATDNSASNIQQYQSGLKGENLIETPAVQSNTTGLGLSNLVNQDSSTFTSEVARNFLETVDKANNGLNTIRSEMGSIQNQLESSGRNLLTQRTNTQNAASMFDTDYAKESSNFSKQNILAKIGAFGQAQSSYINQQIVSRLIG
- a CDS encoding sulfite exporter TauE/SafE family protein — its product is MEELFLGFLTFFTSVVAAIVGIGGGMMLIAILPSFLATNALIPIHGLTQVSSNLSRAYFGYKDIEFSVVPKFLLGSILGIVFFAGILSLISLDYVPLFIGIYILLSLWSEKFNEKIKKYENYYIAGFFQTGLSMVVGATGPLTMTLLFKDFKNKDKVVATGALLMSITHFLKIVVFIYFGFLFFDYIGIIVCMIFGAILGSYVGTKLRNRIDGKKFAIILKIMLTFLAINLIFQVIIKNIF
- a CDS encoding phosphomannomutase/phosphoglucomutase codes for the protein MSASIFREYDIRGIFQKELNEDIVKKIGYYLAKSLLKRVPNAVYMAVGYDARLHSPTLKGWLSSGINKAGLKVLDMGLVPTPANYFANFNEIDGFKCDGSVMITGSHNPPEYNGFKITLNKDPFFGEDIYALGREILADNSTIEDNEETIKIDCKNRYIDYIVNHFSHLKLTNKEFVFDCGNGVAGVVLGEILTKLNIKHKILFEEPDGNFPNHHPDPSDEHTLEDIKKELASGKFDFGFAYDGDADRIALLSPKYNFKGDILAIFFSKHIKNPTVIGEVKCSQVMYDTINSYGKAIMYKTGHSNLKVKIKETNASFAAEVSGHLFFNDRYFGYDDAIYATFRALELIDQGFDFDKEYEALPKVYSTPEINITVTEETKFKIIEDLKVALQNPSSDFPKIKDIITVDGVRVIFEKGWGLVRASNTTPKLVTRFEADTKENAKIYEDALIKLFNNLKGN
- a CDS encoding exodeoxyribonuclease III — its product is MRRYKFISWNVNGVRAVDKKNALKWVDDFNIDILAIQETKSQNTQIPKTIFQKEFAHIIASESKIKGRSGTALFTDIKPHFECICPSVDILDEGRINEIHFTLGDKDIAFFNIYFPNGQSSQERLNYKMEFYDRFLEHCKNLKIQNKSIIVCGDVNTAHTEIDIARPKANENTSGFLKMERDWITKFLDHGFIDSFRLINGDIKDKYSWWSYRANARENNVGWRIDYFYISDDLKDFVKDAYILADIHGSDHCPIALEIEI
- a CDS encoding AEC family transporter, encoding MEQIFSSLIPIFSLIVMGYLFKKISFPSNDFWPMADKLTYYILMPALLIFTLSKAKLDSNSVDLVLVSIFAIFLTMFFLIIFNKISPTLNNSFTSVVQGGIRFNTYVFLALSSSLFGEKGLIFSAIIITFAIPILNIFCITIFAIYSENSKISFSYILKSIFKNPLIISCIIGAMINISTIQIPVSIENLLKILSGAALPLGLISIGYNLVIKEINSGKKDIILSSFAKFLLLPFFIYFIGKMFELEEVMISILVLFAIMPTAPTSFILARQLNGNLSLMTSIITVQTILAVPILIFYIKYLI
- the ccsA gene encoding cytochrome c biogenesis protein CcsA encodes the protein MNFKSILFSFKTTLVLLAILAIGAGVATFIENDFGTSSARVLVYNNIWYEIVMVLTTINLIGIIYKFKMWKNLPRFLFHFSFVVILIGAIITRYVGYEGIMQIPEGVTTNKMISLEPYLQVTVKDGDKIVSHNEYQKEFTSLVPSLNNFSYTNKFDNNSLTISYKDFMFAKKEKAMMGLLTVDVTFNDKKESVRLPGLRGQLGVPKELKFDNYTVLLEYGSRYLDLPFSIRLNEFQLERYPGSMSPSSYASEITVIKDDKTYDYRIFMNRTLGEGNFLFFQSSYFPDETGTILSVNNDPGKWPTYLGYFLLTLGLFLNFFDKKSRFRKLTNYVSNKNLAMFILTIALLSNSNLNANEQKVTEPSVNKVEQTVQYLNKLKDESKVTADKFGHLVVQSNGGRMKPLATLNREIVQKLSGKSTFLGMDANQIILGMLSNPDVWKDVKIIKIQTPKLKKFLNIPAEEKYISFSEAFNEKGEYLLAAETEKALQTKPIERGTYEKDIIKTDEKLNIIYSVFNGALLNIFPKVYDQKSADDNFKWYSPLEAMQSFTGQNQAAIQSVIKGLMTALAENNWEAANNFIDMTSLYQDKVGTDIKPSKEKVNAEIIFNKLDIFFNLTLAYVLLGFIMVVLAFVIIFKQDFKPAKTTKLIFIVLSLLFMIQTFGMGYRWYLSGHAPWSDIYETLIYISWSAVFAGVIFFRNSLLALGAATIIAGIFMFTAHLTDVDPQITNLVPVLKSYWLTIHVSILTASYGFFGLSAILGFLTLIMFIFRKNRAHLDDIIKHVSAVNEISLIIGLAFITIGNFLGGVWANESWGRYWGWDPKETWAYVSIVVYALVLHLRFVKSLNTPYVLATASLLAFSSIMMTYLGVNFYLSGMHSYATGDPVPIPTWAYVTVATAFAAIILAYRNRDLKEVV